A region of bacterium DNA encodes the following proteins:
- the ndk gene encoding nucleoside-diphosphate kinase gives METTLAIIKPDSVAAGNAGGILAHLEREGFKILAIKKLNLSEAQARAFYEVHKERPFYDSLVEFMTSGPAMPIALARENAVRYLREVMGATNPEEADAGTIRALFATSIEKNAIHGSDSPENAALELSFFFSRAELLAAGS, from the coding sequence ATGGAAACGACCTTGGCGATTATCAAACCCGACAGCGTCGCCGCCGGCAACGCCGGCGGTATCCTTGCGCACCTCGAGCGGGAGGGGTTCAAGATCCTGGCGATCAAGAAACTGAACCTGAGCGAAGCCCAAGCCCGGGCGTTCTACGAGGTGCACAAGGAGCGCCCCTTTTACGACAGCCTGGTCGAGTTCATGACCAGTGGACCGGCGATGCCGATCGCGCTCGCGCGCGAGAACGCGGTCAGGTACCTACGTGAGGTCATGGGTGCAACCAATCCGGAGGAGGCCGACGCCGGGACGATACGCGCGCTGTTTGCGACGTCCATCGAGAAGAACGCGATTCACGGCAGCGACTCGCCGGAGAACGCGGCGCTCGAGTTGAGCTTTTTCTTTTCGCGAGCCGAGCTGCTCGCGGCCGGGAGCTGA
- a CDS encoding type 1 glutamine amidotransferase-like domain-containing protein, protein MLARSNRLDGDGWLALIGGGEFSFGETRAADAAWLEKTPAGPVAFMPTASGSADYAAHFSTYVTEALGREATTVPIYRARDARRRKNLDRISEAGAVYIGGGIADALLEVLADSPAREALEKKINDGGMVVAIAAAAQALSARCRSLTGREALTGLAWLPGTAVEVNFDPAHDRRLRELLEAPGMKWGIGLPSGSAVLFGPDGRLETSGPVMILEEPEGDWKLLREGGHNT, encoded by the coding sequence ATGCTTGCGCGTAGCAACAGGCTCGACGGCGACGGCTGGCTGGCGTTGATCGGTGGTGGCGAGTTCAGCTTTGGTGAGACTCGCGCAGCCGATGCCGCGTGGCTGGAGAAGACGCCCGCCGGCCCGGTGGCGTTCATGCCCACCGCGAGCGGTTCGGCCGACTACGCCGCTCATTTCTCGACCTACGTCACGGAAGCACTGGGCCGCGAGGCGACCACCGTGCCGATCTACCGGGCCAGGGATGCTCGAAGGCGCAAGAATCTGGACCGGATCAGCGAGGCCGGCGCCGTCTACATCGGTGGCGGAATCGCCGATGCCCTGCTCGAGGTTCTTGCGGATTCCCCCGCCCGGGAGGCTCTGGAGAAGAAGATCAACGACGGCGGGATGGTGGTTGCTATCGCCGCCGCGGCGCAAGCGCTATCGGCTCGCTGCCGCAGCCTCACCGGGCGAGAGGCGCTGACCGGTCTGGCCTGGCTGCCGGGGACCGCGGTCGAAGTGAATTTCGATCCGGCGCACGATCGAAGGCTCCGCGAGCTTCTGGAAGCGCCGGGGATGAAGTGGGGGATCGGCCTGCCCAGCGGTTCGGCGGTGCTCTTCGGGCCGGACGGAAGGCTCGAAACCTCGGGCCCGGTCATGATTCTGGAAGAGCCCGAAGGCGATTGGAAGTTGCTTCGGGAAGGGGGACACAATACGTAA